A part of Escherichia marmotae genomic DNA contains:
- the tsf gene encoding translation elongation factor Ts: protein MAEITASLVKELRERTGAGMMDCKKALTEANGDIELAIENMRKSGAIKAAKKAGNVAADGVIKTKIDGNYGIILEVNCQTDFVAKDAGFQAFADKVLDAAVAGKITDVEVLKAQFEEERVALVAKIGENINIRRVAALEGDVLGSYQHGARIGVLVAAKGADEELVKHIAMHVAASKPEFIKPEDVSAEVVEKEYQVQLDIAMQSGKPKEIAEKMVEGRMKKFTGEVSLTGQPFVMEPAKTVGQLLKEHNAEVTGFIRFEVGEGIEKVETDFAAEVAAMSKQS from the coding sequence GAAATTACCGCATCCCTGGTAAAAGAGCTGCGTGAGCGTACTGGCGCAGGCATGATGGATTGCAAAAAAGCACTGACTGAAGCTAACGGCGACATCGAGCTGGCAATCGAAAACATGCGTAAGTCTGGTGCGATCAAAGCAGCGAAAAAAGCAGGCAACGTTGCTGCTGACGGCGTGATCAAAACCAAAATCGACGGCAACTACGGCATCATTCTGGAAGTTAACTGCCAGACTGACTTCGTGGCAAAAGATGCTGGTTTCCAGGCGTTCGCAGACAAAGTGCTGGACGCAGCGGTTGCTGGCAAAATCACTGACGTTGAAGTTCTGAAAGCACAGTTCGAAGAAGAACGTGTTGCGCTGGTAGCGAAAATCGGTGAAAACATCAACATTCGCCGTGTTGCTGCGCTGGAAGGCGACGTTCTGGGTTCTTATCAGCACGGCGCGCGTATCGGCGTTCTGGTTGCTGCTAAAGGCGCTGACGAAGAGCTGGTTAAACACATCGCTATGCATGTTGCTGCAAGCAAACCAGAATTCATCAAACCGGAAGACGTATCCGCTGAAGTGGTAGAGAAAGAATACCAGGTACAGTTGGACATCGCGATGCAGTCTGGTAAGCCGAAAGAAATCGCAGAGAAAATGGTTGAAGGCCGCATGAAGAAATTCACCGGCGAAGTTTCTCTGACCGGTCAGCCGTTCGTTATGGAACCGGCAAAAACTGTTGGTCAGCTGCTGAAAGAGCATAACGCTGAAGTGACTGGCTTCATCCGCTTCGAAGTGGGTGAAGGCATCGAGAAAGTTGAGACTGACTTTGCAGCAGAAGTTGCTGCGATGTCCAAGCAGTCTTAA